The following coding sequences lie in one Xanthomonas hortorum pv. pelargonii genomic window:
- a CDS encoding RebB family R body protein, with amino-acid sequence MAFPTAVNNQITDAVTQTNVKVIGEAPAMAMGTIYHSMAHSSGILFANAVAAQQQQNTLAQAATNQGVMQIYSLDATATAADVEKVAQVGVADNLTSLLTVLKAFNTGK; translated from the coding sequence ATGGCTTTTCCAACCGCAGTCAACAATCAGATCACCGATGCCGTCACGCAGACCAACGTCAAGGTGATCGGCGAAGCGCCCGCCATGGCGATGGGCACGATCTACCATAGCATGGCCCATTCGAGCGGGATTCTCTTTGCTAACGCGGTGGCCGCGCAGCAGCAACAAAACACGCTAGCGCAGGCCGCCACCAACCAGGGCGTGATGCAGATCTACAGTCTCGATGCCACCGCTACGGCGGCGGACGTCGAGAAGGTCGCGCAAGTGGGCGTGGCCGACAATCTGACCAGTCTGCTCACCGTGCTCAAGGCGTTCAACACCGGCAAGTAA
- a CDS encoding N(4)-(beta-N-acetylglucosaminyl)-L-asparaginase — translation MIQRRHFLKSATLGAIASGLAGWGARAQAAVGASTPGRVAVLPRGAARVISTWDFGIAANQAAWKILSTGGIALDAVEAGVRVPEADPSNPTVGLGGYPDRDGRVTLDACIMDHLGNCGSVAALEDVVHAISVARAVMEKTPHVMLVGDGARQFALEQGFPKTKLLTPSSEAAWKEWLKTSKYSPEANIENRAWRDAKLPGGKDNHDTIGMLALDAHGNLSGACTTSGMAWKMHGRVGDSPIIGAGLYVDNEVGGATSTGVGEEVIRNVGSFAVVEMMRQGKSPAEACREVVMRLIRRKPELTRTLQVGFLAMNKQGEVGAFAIQKGFSYAVCDAQRQDLLVPGESHYTTEPAA, via the coding sequence ATGATCCAACGTCGTCACTTCCTCAAGAGCGCCACGCTTGGTGCGATCGCCTCCGGTCTGGCCGGGTGGGGTGCGCGTGCGCAGGCGGCGGTTGGTGCCAGTACGCCAGGCCGCGTTGCGGTGTTGCCGCGCGGCGCGGCGCGGGTGATTTCCACCTGGGATTTCGGCATTGCGGCCAACCAGGCCGCCTGGAAAATTCTCAGTACCGGCGGCATCGCGCTGGATGCGGTGGAAGCCGGCGTGCGCGTACCCGAAGCGGACCCGAGCAATCCCACCGTGGGGCTGGGCGGTTACCCGGATCGCGATGGGCGGGTGACATTGGATGCCTGCATCATGGATCACCTGGGCAATTGCGGCTCGGTGGCGGCACTGGAAGATGTGGTGCATGCGATCTCGGTAGCGCGCGCGGTGATGGAGAAAACCCCGCATGTGATGCTGGTCGGCGATGGTGCGCGTCAGTTCGCGTTGGAGCAGGGCTTCCCGAAGACCAAGCTGCTCACGCCCAGCTCTGAAGCGGCGTGGAAGGAGTGGTTGAAGACCTCGAAGTATTCGCCCGAGGCCAACATCGAAAACCGCGCCTGGCGCGATGCCAAGTTGCCGGGTGGCAAGGACAATCACGACACCATCGGCATGCTGGCGCTGGATGCGCACGGCAATCTGTCCGGTGCGTGCACCACCAGCGGCATGGCGTGGAAGATGCACGGCCGGGTCGGCGACAGCCCGATCATCGGTGCGGGCCTGTATGTGGACAACGAGGTGGGCGGTGCGACCTCGACCGGCGTTGGCGAAGAAGTGATCCGCAATGTGGGGAGTTTTGCGGTGGTGGAAATGATGCGCCAGGGCAAGTCGCCGGCAGAGGCATGCCGCGAGGTGGTGATGCGGCTGATACGGCGCAAGCCCGAGCTCACCCGCACACTGCAGGTGGGGTTTTTGGCAATGAACAAGCAGGGCGAGGTGGGTGCATTCGCGATCCAGAAGGGTTTCAGCTACGCGGTCTGCGATGCACAACGGCAGGATCTACTGGTGCCCGGTGAAAGCCACTACACCACTGAGCCTGCGGCATGA
- a CDS encoding sialidase family protein — protein sequence MPLSRLLTCLVASLAAYAVQAKSPMPPPSPIMLSEFIADQAPTPQAHASTLLETRDGTLLAAWFGGAHEGAADVGIWLAQRGPQHWQTPRRIADGAHAGVDGAALPAWNPVLFQSATGPVQLYYKLGPNPRDWWGLRITSTDDGAHWSPPQRLPDGILGPIKNKPVQLPNGRILAPSSSEDRGWRAHLEWSDDDGAHWQRGMPLNDPTVIGAIQPSVLLHADGRVQILGRSQQNKLFSTFSTDGGLHWQPMQLLDVENPNSGTDAVMLRDGRALLVYNPGIAGKDWWDGRGTLAVALSTDGVHWQRVLTLENSAKDEFSYPAVIQTRDGLVHISYTWKRRRIKHVVIDPARLGGSTDGTMP from the coding sequence ATGCCGCTGTCACGCCTGCTGACCTGCCTTGTTGCGAGCCTTGCTGCCTACGCAGTTCAAGCCAAATCGCCCATGCCGCCGCCCTCACCGATCATGCTCAGCGAGTTCATTGCCGACCAGGCACCGACGCCACAGGCGCACGCCTCTACGCTGTTGGAAACCCGCGACGGCACGCTGCTGGCGGCCTGGTTCGGCGGCGCACACGAGGGTGCGGCCGATGTCGGTATCTGGCTCGCCCAACGCGGCCCGCAGCACTGGCAGACACCGCGCCGCATCGCAGACGGCGCACACGCAGGCGTGGATGGCGCCGCACTGCCGGCCTGGAATCCGGTGCTGTTTCAGTCCGCCACCGGGCCGGTGCAGCTGTACTACAAGCTCGGCCCGAATCCGCGCGACTGGTGGGGCCTGCGCATTACATCGACCGATGACGGTGCGCACTGGTCGCCACCGCAGCGCCTGCCCGACGGCATTCTCGGCCCGATCAAGAACAAGCCGGTGCAATTGCCGAACGGACGCATCCTCGCACCCAGCAGCAGCGAAGACCGTGGCTGGCGCGCGCATCTGGAATGGAGCGACGACGACGGCGCACATTGGCAACGCGGCATGCCGCTCAATGATCCGACAGTGATCGGCGCGATCCAGCCCAGCGTGTTGCTGCATGCAGACGGCCGCGTGCAGATATTGGGCCGAAGCCAGCAGAACAAGCTTTTCAGTACGTTCTCCACTGATGGCGGCCTGCACTGGCAACCGATGCAATTGCTGGACGTAGAAAACCCCAACTCCGGCACCGACGCCGTGATGCTGCGCGACGGCCGCGCCCTGCTGGTCTACAACCCCGGCATCGCCGGCAAGGACTGGTGGGACGGCCGAGGCACACTTGCGGTGGCGCTATCGACTGATGGCGTGCACTGGCAGCGTGTGCTTACGTTGGAAAACAGCGCAAAAGACGAGTTTTCCTATCCCGCCGTGATCCAGACCCGCGATGGCCTGGTGCACATCAGCTACACCTGGAAGCGTCGACGCATCAAACATGTAGTGATCGATCCGGCGAGGCTTGGCGGCAGTACGGATGGCACGATGCCATAG
- a CDS encoding restriction endonuclease subunit S, with product MQKTKGHEMLPKDWLQISAGECTELLTGHAFNSQHYAEPNASTVRLLRGDNVVPGSLRWDDAKHWATPYAKQLQRYEMRQGDIVIAMDRPLVGAGLKCSVVKQHDLPCLLVQRVARLRAKSHVEQGYLTQLFQTRQFSQHLKGQKTETAVPHISPNDIRDFQLALPSNLHEQRRIAHILSTWDQAIATTERLLANSRHQKMLLSQQVLTGKARLAGFTASGHKRNTPYGSVPVEWDYPRIGDVAAEISEKLGDSEPHPVLSCTKHHGLVDSLKYFKKQVFSLNTSTYKVAPRGCFVYATNHIDEGSIGYQNLYDAGLISPMYTIFKTNDKVVDAYLFALLKTEHYRQIFASAINASVDRRGSLRWKDFQRIHIPLPSVEEQQAIATMLAQGGREVALIKNQLDLLREEKSALMSQLLTGKRRVRLPADEAAHA from the coding sequence ATGCAAAAAACAAAGGGCCACGAGATGCTTCCTAAAGACTGGCTTCAAATCAGCGCTGGAGAATGCACCGAACTGCTAACAGGCCATGCATTCAACAGTCAACATTATGCAGAACCAAATGCATCAACAGTAAGACTACTTCGCGGTGACAACGTGGTGCCAGGATCTCTTCGCTGGGACGATGCTAAGCATTGGGCGACACCGTATGCGAAACAGCTTCAGCGATACGAAATGCGTCAAGGTGATATCGTAATTGCAATGGATCGACCACTCGTGGGCGCGGGATTGAAGTGCAGCGTTGTAAAGCAGCATGACCTCCCATGCCTCTTGGTCCAGCGAGTTGCTCGACTTCGCGCAAAGAGCCATGTCGAACAAGGTTATCTAACGCAGCTATTTCAAACTCGACAGTTTAGCCAACACCTAAAAGGTCAAAAGACAGAAACAGCGGTCCCTCATATTAGTCCAAACGACATTCGGGACTTTCAGCTGGCACTCCCATCGAACTTGCATGAACAACGCCGCATCGCCCACATCCTCTCCACCTGGGATCAAGCCATCGCCACCACCGAGCGACTGCTAGCCAACAGTCGTCACCAGAAGATGCTGCTTTCACAGCAAGTATTGACCGGCAAGGCACGTCTTGCGGGCTTCACTGCTAGTGGGCATAAGAGGAACACGCCCTATGGCTCAGTTCCAGTGGAGTGGGACTACCCCCGAATCGGCGATGTCGCTGCAGAAATCAGCGAAAAATTAGGCGATTCGGAGCCCCACCCGGTCTTGTCCTGCACCAAACACCACGGGCTGGTGGATTCACTGAAATACTTCAAAAAACAAGTTTTTAGCCTAAATACGTCCACCTACAAGGTTGCTCCTCGGGGCTGCTTCGTCTATGCAACGAATCATATCGATGAAGGCTCCATCGGCTATCAGAACTTGTACGACGCCGGCCTGATCAGCCCTATGTACACGATCTTCAAGACAAACGATAAGGTCGTTGATGCCTACCTGTTTGCGCTTCTCAAGACAGAGCACTACCGCCAGATATTTGCGTCTGCGATCAATGCCTCTGTGGACCGCCGCGGAAGCCTGCGCTGGAAGGACTTCCAACGCATCCACATTCCGTTGCCGTCCGTAGAAGAGCAGCAGGCGATTGCGACGATGTTGGCTCAAGGCGGCCGCGAAGTTGCGTTGATCAAGAACCAGCTGGACCTGCTGCGCGAAGAAAAATCCGCCCTGATGTCCCAACTCCTCACCGGCAAACGCCGCGTGCGCCTGCCAGCCGACGAGGCCGCACACGCATGA
- a CDS encoding type I restriction endonuclease subunit R — MTHSAPDTREQASAQLPALHLLCNLGWRYLSSAHCLALRGSTREVLLLPRLIETLQSRRFDYKGQTYPLSPSGIDQIVRELSALPLGDGLLAANERLYQLLTLGITVTEFMPDGKKHQPTIAVIDWGDAAHNLWDITEECEVLSTHGTHTRTPDIVGYVNGLPLVVIETKRADAGHAGKSMVAEAVSQQLRNQRAEEIPQLFAYAQVLLAISLTEARYGTTHTPAKFWARWRDEQVDQAQLSRLKNLPLPAATRDALLADKPAPLRAYCQTLWAKPMLPTEQDLLLAGLLTPARLLEVLRGFVLFDRKVGKIVARYQQFFGIRALLAQIRTRRPDGGRQGGVLWHTTGSGKSFTMVFLTKALVLDTALTQCRVLVVTDRTDLEAQLSRNFISGGAFGSAVGTKKEGERSKATTGRDLARRIGQGSERITFSLVQKFTTAAKLPECHNASADLIVLVDEGHRSHGGETHERMRKALPNAAYLAFTGTPLLKNEKAANKFGPILHAYTMQRAVEDQTVAPLLYEERVPELEVNAAAVTRWFDKITAGLSDAQSADLKKKFASKRAIYGAANRIELIAWDIAAHFNENIKPLGLKGQLATDSKRDAIRYKRALDETGLVTGAVVISPPDTREGNSDVDEDTLPEVQKWWKQAITDQRLDPQEYERQTVRDFGGDGDPDLLIVVDKLLTGFDEPRNAVLYIDKPLKGHNLIQAVARVNRLHDAKRYGILVDYRGILTELDTAVRAYQDLETRTQGGFDVADIEGLYQAISTEYRRLPALNARLWAFFDGLASHDDPEQFRQRLSPRFVADEEGADYDERQKLRDDFSAVLTEFGLCLQTALSSRSFFEDAAFPDALIDRYKHDLRFFSGLRRTARQDAMETVDYSIYEEQIRKLVDKQVIGREVRESSGAYVVHELGKREDPQTWSEEKTRNEADLIQTRLRKTIEQELASDPYAQKVFGELLREAIAEAEAMFDHPLKQYAVFKAFEQRLEVRQIPSIPVALADNPHASAYYGAILLELGEDAMHAKSAAETAHLADLALTIDGVVRTAIAENSLNLHSIESQIRQTLLPPIFDLVGLDHAKAIVEQVVHITRIGLSRT, encoded by the coding sequence ATGACGCACAGCGCCCCGGACACCCGCGAACAGGCCAGCGCGCAGCTGCCCGCACTGCACCTGCTGTGCAACCTGGGCTGGCGCTACCTCAGCAGTGCGCACTGCCTGGCGCTGCGCGGTAGCACCCGCGAGGTGCTGTTGCTGCCGCGCCTGATCGAGACGTTGCAGAGCCGTCGTTTCGACTACAAGGGGCAGACCTACCCGCTCTCGCCGAGTGGCATCGACCAGATCGTGCGCGAGCTGTCGGCGCTGCCGCTGGGCGATGGGCTGCTGGCTGCCAATGAGCGGCTGTATCAACTGCTGACGCTGGGCATCACCGTCACCGAGTTCATGCCTGACGGCAAGAAGCACCAGCCCACCATCGCGGTGATCGACTGGGGCGATGCAGCCCACAACCTGTGGGACATCACCGAAGAATGCGAGGTGCTCTCCACCCACGGCACGCATACGCGCACGCCCGACATCGTGGGCTACGTCAATGGCCTGCCGCTGGTGGTGATCGAAACCAAGCGCGCCGATGCCGGGCATGCCGGCAAATCGATGGTGGCCGAAGCGGTGAGCCAGCAATTGCGCAACCAGCGGGCAGAAGAGATTCCGCAGTTGTTCGCCTATGCGCAAGTGTTACTTGCAATCAGCCTGACCGAGGCGCGCTACGGCACCACGCACACCCCGGCCAAGTTCTGGGCGCGCTGGCGCGACGAGCAGGTCGACCAGGCGCAGCTGAGCCGCCTCAAGAACCTGCCACTGCCTGCGGCTACCCGCGATGCCCTGCTGGCAGACAAGCCGGCGCCGCTGCGGGCCTACTGCCAGACGTTGTGGGCCAAGCCCATGCTGCCCACCGAGCAGGACCTGCTGTTGGCCGGGTTGCTCACCCCGGCCAGGCTGCTGGAGGTGCTGCGCGGTTTTGTGCTGTTCGACCGCAAGGTCGGCAAGATCGTGGCGCGCTACCAGCAGTTCTTCGGCATCCGCGCGTTGCTGGCGCAGATCCGCACGCGTCGCCCCGACGGCGGACGCCAGGGCGGCGTGCTGTGGCACACCACCGGCTCGGGCAAGAGCTTCACCATGGTGTTTCTGACCAAGGCGTTGGTGCTGGATACGGCCTTGACCCAGTGCCGGGTGCTGGTGGTGACCGACCGTACCGACCTGGAGGCGCAGCTGTCGCGCAACTTCATCAGCGGCGGCGCGTTTGGCTCGGCCGTCGGCACCAAAAAAGAAGGTGAGCGCAGCAAGGCCACCACCGGCCGCGATCTGGCGCGCCGCATCGGCCAGGGCAGCGAGCGCATCACCTTCTCGCTGGTGCAGAAGTTCACCACCGCCGCCAAGCTGCCCGAGTGCCACAACGCCTCGGCCGATTTGATCGTGCTGGTGGATGAAGGCCACCGCAGCCACGGCGGCGAAACCCACGAGCGCATGCGCAAGGCGCTGCCCAATGCGGCCTATTTGGCGTTCACCGGCACCCCGCTGCTCAAGAACGAGAAAGCCGCCAACAAGTTCGGCCCGATCCTGCATGCCTACACCATGCAGCGCGCAGTCGAAGACCAGACCGTGGCCCCGCTGCTATACGAAGAACGCGTGCCGGAGCTGGAGGTCAACGCGGCGGCGGTGACCCGCTGGTTCGACAAGATCACCGCCGGGCTCTCGGACGCGCAGAGCGCGGATCTGAAAAAGAAGTTCGCCAGCAAGCGCGCCATTTATGGGGCGGCCAATCGCATCGAACTCATCGCCTGGGACATTGCCGCGCATTTCAACGAGAACATCAAACCGTTGGGCCTGAAGGGGCAGCTGGCGACCGACAGCAAGCGCGACGCCATCCGCTACAAGCGCGCCCTGGACGAGACCGGACTGGTGACAGGCGCGGTGGTGATCTCCCCGCCCGATACCCGCGAGGGCAACAGCGACGTCGATGAAGACACCCTGCCCGAGGTGCAGAAATGGTGGAAGCAGGCCATCACCGACCAACGGCTGGATCCGCAAGAGTACGAGCGACAGACCGTGCGCGACTTCGGTGGCGATGGCGATCCGGACCTGCTCATCGTGGTGGACAAGCTGCTCACCGGCTTCGATGAGCCGCGCAACGCGGTGCTCTACATCGACAAGCCGCTCAAGGGCCACAACCTGATCCAGGCGGTGGCACGGGTGAACCGCCTGCACGACGCCAAGCGCTACGGCATCCTGGTGGACTATCGCGGCATCCTGACCGAACTGGACACGGCGGTACGCGCGTATCAGGACCTGGAAACACGTACCCAAGGCGGCTTCGATGTGGCCGATATCGAGGGCCTCTACCAGGCGATCAGTACCGAGTACCGACGCTTGCCCGCGCTCAATGCCAGGTTATGGGCATTCTTCGACGGGCTAGCCAGCCATGACGATCCGGAGCAGTTCCGGCAGCGCCTGAGCCCGCGCTTCGTCGCTGACGAAGAGGGCGCCGATTACGACGAGCGGCAGAAACTGCGCGACGATTTCTCCGCCGTGCTGACCGAGTTCGGCCTGTGCCTGCAGACTGCACTCTCCTCGCGCAGCTTCTTTGAAGACGCCGCTTTTCCGGATGCATTGATCGACCGCTACAAGCACGACCTGCGCTTTTTCTCCGGGTTGCGCAGGACCGCACGCCAGGATGCGATGGAAACCGTGGACTACAGCATCTACGAAGAGCAGATCCGCAAGCTGGTGGACAAACAGGTGATTGGCCGCGAGGTGCGTGAATCCTCGGGTGCTTACGTCGTGCACGAATTGGGCAAGCGCGAAGATCCGCAGACCTGGTCGGAGGAGAAGACCCGCAACGAGGCCGATCTGATCCAGACGCGTCTGCGCAAGACCATCGAACAGGAGCTGGCCAGCGACCCGTACGCGCAAAAAGTCTTCGGCGAGCTGTTGCGTGAGGCCATTGCCGAGGCAGAAGCCATGTTCGATCATCCCTTGAAGCAGTACGCCGTGTTCAAGGCCTTCGAGCAGCGCCTGGAGGTCAGGCAGATCCCCAGTATTCCGGTGGCATTGGCCGACAACCCCCATGCCAGTGCCTATTACGGCGCGATCCTGCTGGAATTGGGCGAGGATGCCATGCACGCCAAGAGTGCTGCAGAGACAGCGCATCTGGCCGATCTGGCACTGACGATCGATGGCGTGGTGCGCACCGCCATTGCCGAGAACTCGTTGAACCTGCACAGCATCGAGTCACAGATTCGCCAGACATTGCTTCCGCCCATCTTCGATCTGGTCGGGCTGGACCATGCCAAGGCCATCGTGGAGCAGGTCGTGCACATCACGCGCATTGGGCTCAGCCGCACGTGA
- the rhuM gene encoding RhuM family protein, which produces MTTAAHGQKTAAHLVVEPAKPSKPHIALTGGKASRVRKNDLIFARNALDPEKVAQLNRVPSMFLNYAEDRASQRRDLRMDDWRQHVDRFVEFNERPLLKDAGTVSHERMQQIVHERYAAFDAKRRLAEPLPADVEDIRALELVEKSARREGLHAKNKGPRDAS; this is translated from the coding sequence GTGACAACTGCCGCCCACGGCCAGAAGACCGCTGCGCACCTGGTGGTCGAACCTGCCAAGCCCAGCAAGCCCCACATCGCACTGACCGGCGGGAAAGCCAGCCGCGTGCGCAAGAACGATCTCATCTTTGCCAGGAACGCTCTCGACCCAGAGAAGGTCGCGCAGTTGAACCGCGTCCCCTCAATGTTTTTGAATTACGCCGAGGACCGCGCCAGCCAGCGCCGGGACTTGCGCATGGACGACTGGCGCCAACACGTGGACCGCTTTGTCGAATTCAACGAACGGCCGTTGTTGAAAGATGCCGGTACGGTCAGCCACGAGCGCATGCAGCAGATCGTGCATGAGCGCTATGCCGCGTTCGATGCCAAGCGGCGCCTAGCAGAACCCTTACCAGCGGATGTGGAGGACATCAGGGCACTGGAGTTAGTGGAGAAATCGGCGCGCAGGGAAGGCCTGCATGCAAAAAACAAAGGGCCACGAGATGCTTCCTAA
- a CDS encoding SprT family zinc-dependent metalloprotease, with amino-acid sequence MTPGQTDAEMVVTYGERRIHCQIRRSALRRTQRVAIHVEPDGCVRLDAPLHATDVQIRRALTQRARWIDLRLVEIENRLRHVAPREYVSGETVLYLGRRYRLKVILDDQMHDVHLRGGYVEAWVPSRAPEVVRAALEVWQRERARLLLPQRVANMAAQLRWIKQVPPLSLRTMQRQWGSCSPLGRISLNLGLIRVPGTCIDYVILHELCHLKIHNHGKAFYRLLDAHMPGWREIKQRLDSLAELALRH; translated from the coding sequence GTGACACCAGGTCAGACCGACGCCGAGATGGTGGTGACCTACGGCGAGCGCCGCATCCACTGCCAGATCCGGCGATCCGCGCTAAGGCGCACCCAACGCGTGGCCATCCATGTGGAGCCCGATGGCTGCGTACGGCTGGATGCGCCGCTGCATGCGACCGATGTTCAGATCAGACGCGCGCTGACCCAGCGCGCACGCTGGATCGACCTGCGCTTGGTGGAGATCGAAAACCGCCTGCGGCACGTCGCTCCGCGTGAATACGTCAGTGGCGAAACTGTGCTGTATCTGGGGCGGCGCTACCGGCTGAAGGTGATCCTTGACGACCAGATGCATGACGTCCACCTGCGTGGCGGCTACGTCGAAGCATGGGTGCCCAGCCGTGCGCCCGAGGTGGTGCGCGCAGCGCTGGAAGTCTGGCAACGCGAGCGCGCCAGGTTGCTGCTACCGCAGCGCGTGGCCAACATGGCCGCCCAACTCCGCTGGATCAAGCAGGTGCCACCCCTCTCACTGCGGACGATGCAGCGCCAGTGGGGCAGTTGCTCACCCTTGGGAAGGATCAGCTTGAATCTAGGCCTGATCCGTGTCCCGGGCACCTGTATCGATTACGTCATCCTGCATGAGCTGTGTCATCTGAAAATCCACAACCACGGCAAGGCCTTCTATCGCCTGCTCGATGCCCATATGCCTGGTTGGCGGGAGATCAAACAACGCCTGGATAGTCTGGCCGAGCTGGCGTTGCGTCACTGA
- a CDS encoding copper homeostasis protein CutC, whose protein sequence is MSALGLEVAADSLGSALAAQEGGAMRVELCGGLDGGGLTPSFGTLAVVRERLQIPLYVLIRPRVGDFVFDADEVEVMRRDVEQCVRLGCDGVVLGALDPHGHVDLATMRALIEAAGSLGVTFHRAIDVSADPSRALEDAITLGCERVLTSGARASALEGADTIAGLVQQAGQRISIMPGAGVSETNVLALRASTGAREFHASSRGPVAAQVHAPHAYISDLGGDYQRTDVARVRRIVGLLQGM, encoded by the coding sequence ATGAGCGCGTTGGGGCTGGAAGTGGCTGCCGATTCGCTAGGTTCGGCATTGGCCGCGCAGGAAGGCGGTGCGATGCGGGTCGAGCTCTGCGGTGGTCTGGATGGCGGCGGGCTGACGCCGTCGTTCGGCACGCTGGCGGTGGTGCGTGAGCGATTGCAGATTCCGCTGTATGTGTTGATCCGCCCGCGCGTGGGCGATTTCGTCTTCGATGCGGACGAGGTCGAGGTGATGCGGCGCGATGTGGAGCAATGCGTGCGGCTGGGCTGCGATGGCGTGGTGTTGGGCGCGCTGGATCCGCATGGGCATGTCGATCTGGCCACGATGCGGGCGTTGATCGAGGCGGCGGGATCGCTGGGTGTGACCTTCCATCGTGCGATCGATGTCAGTGCCGATCCATCGCGTGCGCTGGAAGATGCGATCACGTTGGGGTGCGAGCGGGTACTGACCTCCGGTGCGCGTGCAAGCGCGCTGGAAGGTGCCGACACCATCGCTGGGCTGGTGCAGCAGGCGGGCCAGCGCATCAGCATCATGCCGGGCGCAGGCGTCTCCGAAACCAATGTGCTTGCGCTGCGTGCAAGTACCGGTGCGCGCGAATTTCATGCCTCCTCACGTGGGCCGGTTGCGGCGCAGGTGCATGCGCCGCATGCGTACATCTCCGACCTGGGCGGCGATTACCAGCGCACCGATGTGGCGCGTGTGCGGCGGATTGTGGGGTTGTTGCAAGGGATGTGA
- a CDS encoding BRO family protein, producing MSDETTDIATHADEGFPAQDSAAVRRTWHQGQWWFAVIDVVVALTDSESPENYLRNLRRRDEELSRSWDTLVTPLRVATAGGPQLLNCTTLEGALRIIQSIPSPKAEPFKRWLARIGNERLQGEETVDFDALSENQRRLFLRDQMSKHNKDLAAAAKQAGVETPLEYAVFQDHGYKGLYGGLGAKDIHARKALKKSQTILDHMGSTELAANLFRATQAEEKLRRDNVQGKTAANRTHLEVGQTVRKTIQELGGTLPENLPAPETSIKRLQKDAKPAPGQDKDKK from the coding sequence ATGAGTGATGAAACAACCGACATCGCCACGCATGCTGACGAGGGCTTCCCGGCACAGGACAGTGCCGCAGTCCGGCGCACATGGCACCAAGGCCAATGGTGGTTTGCGGTCATCGACGTGGTCGTCGCACTCACAGACTCGGAGAGTCCGGAAAACTATCTACGCAACTTGCGTCGCCGCGATGAAGAGCTCTCCCGCAGTTGGGACACATTGGTCACTCCCCTACGCGTGGCCACTGCGGGCGGACCGCAGCTGTTGAACTGCACAACGCTGGAAGGCGCCTTGCGCATCATTCAATCGATTCCCTCGCCAAAGGCCGAACCCTTCAAGCGCTGGCTGGCGCGCATCGGCAACGAACGCCTCCAGGGCGAAGAAACCGTCGATTTCGATGCCCTGAGCGAAAACCAGCGGCGCCTGTTCCTGCGCGACCAGATGAGTAAGCACAACAAGGATCTGGCCGCCGCAGCCAAACAGGCCGGTGTGGAGACACCGCTGGAGTACGCCGTCTTCCAGGATCACGGCTACAAGGGTCTGTATGGCGGTCTGGGCGCAAAGGACATCCATGCGCGCAAGGCCCTGAAGAAGAGCCAGACGATCCTCGACCACATGGGCAGCACGGAACTGGCCGCCAACCTGTTCCGTGCCACGCAAGCGGAAGAGAAACTTCGCCGCGATAACGTGCAGGGCAAGACGGCCGCCAACCGGACGCATTTAGAGGTGGGCCAGACGGTACGCAAGACCATCCAGGAACTGGGCGGAACTTTGCCGGAAAACCTGCCCGCACCGGAAACCAGCATCAAGCGGCTGCAGAAGGATGCCAAGCCGGCGCCGGGTCAGGACAAGGACAAAAAATGA